The following DNA comes from bacterium.
ACCGAGCACGATCGGATCGTCGATCCGCGACCCGCCATTGAACGCGCGGCCCTGGGGCACTCCCTCGTCTCGATCACCGGCGTCGAAGCCACCGCCGGCTACGTCGGCGGAGAGACGCCGAACGGAACGCTGCATCTGAACGCGTTCCCGATGAAGCCCGAGCCGCGCCGCTATCGCGGCGGCGCCGTCCCCCGTATGGAGGGAGTCCGACTCCGCGACGTCCTCGCCGAGCTGCGCGCCGGCCCGACCCGGCCCTTCGTCCAGCTGAACCATCCGCGTCAGCTCCATGCCGACGAGGAAGGCGACGGCTTCTTCGAACATCTGAGCTCTGCAGGACAGCCCTTCGACCCGACCCTCCCCCTCGACGCGACCCCGAACGCGATCCTCCGGCAGGCGAGCCCCGAGCACGGCGGAACCGACCTCGACTATCACGGCGTCGAGCTGATGAACGGCGAGAGTCTCGTCCGCTACCGCCGCGTCCGGGCCGACTGGCTCTCGCTTCTGTTGCAGGGCGAGCGCGTGACGGCGAATGCGAACAGCGACTCCCACACGGCGAGCGTGATCGTCGGCCTCCCGCGCACCTATGTCGCGATGAAGGACGATTCGCTCGCGGGCTTCGACCAGGACCAGCTCCTCGAAGCCCTCCGCGCCGGTCGAGCCTGGGGCTCCACCGGGCCGCTCCTTCACGTGCATCTCGAAGATGCCCAGATCGGCGACCTCCACGCGGGTCGCAAGGGAACGCTGCACGTCGGCGTCGAAGCCGCGCCCTGGGTCCCCGTCTCCGAGTGGCGCGCCTACGTGAACGGCGAGCTGGTCCACCGCGCTCCGATCACGCCCGGCACCTCTGCGGCCCTGCCCCTCGCCTTCGCGCAGGACGCGTTCGTGACCGTCGAAGTCGAGGGCCCGGCCGAAGGTCGCTACGCAGAAGCCCTGCCCGGCTTCACCCCCTTCGCCTTCACCAATCCGATCTTCGTCGACGCCGACGGGAACGGCCGTTTCGACGCACCGGGCCTGACGGAAATCCTCCCGACCTCCATCACGAATCCCGACCGCCCCGACTGAAGGGCGTCGATCCACGAGAGCATCCGAAGAGGGAGGCGCCCAGCGATGGCGAAGACGGAAGGGCCCCTTTCCGAGCTGCGACTCTGGGGCCTCGGCACGGGGCGAACGCTCCGCCCCATCTGGCTGCTGAACGAGCTCGGCGTCGACTTCGAGCTCGAGAGCGTCCTCACGCGAACGCCGACGATGGGCGATCCGGCGTTCGCCGCCCTGTCGGGGCGGAAGAAGATCCCGATCCTCGAACACGGCGAGCTCGTGATGGGTGAGAGCGCTTCGATCTGCCTTTACCTGGCGGACACCTTCCGCGACCGCGGCGTGTTCGTTCCGGCGCCCGGCAGCCTGGACCGTGTCCGCCACGACGAGCTCGTCTTCTTCGCGATGACCGAGATGGACGCGATCCTCTACACGATCCGGCGTCACGAGGGGCTGCCCGAGGTCTACGGCGCCTCCGAAGTCGCCGTCGCGGCCGCGCGCGACTATTTCCTCCGGTCCGCCGGCGAGATCGAGCGGCGCCTTGCCGATGGCCGCCCCCACCTGCTCGGCGATGCGTTCACGGTGGCGGATCTGATCGTGAAGTCCTGCCTGGATTGGGCGAAGCTGGTGCGGGGCGTCGAGCTTCCCCGGATCCTCTCCGACTACTCCGCACGGATCTCCGAACGTCCTGCGTTCGGCCCCTCGATGGCCCGGAACTTCCCCCCTGAAGCGATGGCCGCACGCCAAGGAGGCGCCCCCGAATGAAGACGATCTTCTCGAGCCTGACCGCGCTCGCGCTCACCACCCTCGGCTGTGCCGCAAGCCCCCCGCCTCCCGCGCCCGGTGCGCCAGGCCAGCCGACCGTCGTGATCAGCGGCGGAGACCCGCTCGCATCGGCGTTCGGCGAGCTCGTCGCGACCCTCCGCGCGGTCGAGTCCGACATCCGGAAGTCGCCG
Coding sequences within:
- a CDS encoding glutathione S-transferase family protein, with translation MAKTEGPLSELRLWGLGTGRTLRPIWLLNELGVDFELESVLTRTPTMGDPAFAALSGRKKIPILEHGELVMGESASICLYLADTFRDRGVFVPAPGSLDRVRHDELVFFAMTEMDAILYTIRRHEGLPEVYGASEVAVAAARDYFLRSAGEIERRLADGRPHLLGDAFTVADLIVKSCLDWAKLVRGVELPRILSDYSARISERPAFGPSMARNFPPEAMAARQGGAPE